The following coding sequences lie in one Candidatus Nitrospira allomarina genomic window:
- a CDS encoding integrase core domain-containing protein: MPLKYGVPVLEHGIHNELSWIFPNRAKATAIAYYEGFNSRFRKEYIKSALAVTLRSRSQFGIREYNWLCPHSALENPPPWIFLEQGYDSSG, encoded by the coding sequence ATGCCGCTGAAGTATGGTGTTCCGGTTTTGGAGCATGGAATCCATAATGAACTGAGTTGGATTTTTCCTAACCGGGCTAAGGCAACTGCCATTGCGTATTATGAAGGCTTCAATAGCCGATTTAGGAAGGAGTATATTAAATCAGCCTTGGCGGTGACGCTAAGGTCACGATCACAGTTTGGCATCCGGGAATATAATTGGCTTTGTCCTCATAGTGCATTAGAAAATCCCCCCCCTTGGATTTTTCTTGAACAGGGCTATGACTCAAGCGGGTAG
- a CDS encoding methyltransferase domain-containing protein, translating to MIDGMVSRITGLAKKVIMSNKTLDRLFYDFSNMGEFSSLYQHEKMLADHIRVDTYHDAIRAHIKPGDTVIDLGTGTGILALFAARQGAKVYAIDHSSFIDIARKTAAKNGIDTITFVRSNSQRFNPPEKVDFIIHEQMGDDLFNENMIHNLLDLKRRALKSTGKILPGRFELFLEPVTLKKEYRMPFLWEKPVTVRDLPQSIDFSFLRDLPEARAFQPPGYIRHMVEEAAVDFFLCAPQPVMTFDLNDLDDASMVPMHWQANQRVIRAGGLDGFCLYFLADFGEGIQLDTRPGRTHWPNRLFRMPRVEYAVGDVIRYSVDVGDIRRSYTWKFTVE from the coding sequence ATGATTGATGGGATGGTCAGCCGAATAACCGGCCTCGCAAAAAAGGTCATCATGTCCAATAAAACCCTCGATAGACTGTTTTATGATTTTTCCAATATGGGGGAGTTTAGCAGTCTTTACCAGCATGAGAAAATGTTGGCAGACCATATCCGCGTCGACACTTATCATGACGCTATCCGCGCGCATATTAAGCCGGGAGATACGGTTATTGATCTGGGAACAGGTACGGGCATTCTGGCATTGTTTGCGGCACGGCAAGGAGCCAAGGTTTACGCCATTGATCACTCCAGTTTTATTGACATTGCGCGGAAAACTGCTGCAAAGAATGGTATTGACACCATCACATTCGTGCGTTCCAACAGCCAGCGCTTTAATCCCCCGGAGAAAGTCGATTTCATCATCCATGAACAGATGGGCGATGATCTGTTTAACGAGAATATGATACATAACCTTCTGGACTTGAAACGACGGGCATTAAAGAGCACAGGAAAAATTCTACCTGGGCGATTCGAGCTCTTTCTGGAGCCGGTCACGCTAAAAAAAGAATACAGAATGCCGTTTCTGTGGGAGAAGCCTGTAACCGTACGTGACCTTCCTCAAAGCATTGACTTCAGCTTTTTGCGGGATCTTCCGGAAGCCAGGGCATTCCAACCACCTGGTTATATCCGACACATGGTGGAGGAAGCGGCTGTGGATTTTTTCCTGTGCGCCCCTCAGCCAGTTATGACATTTGATCTGAATGACCTGGATGATGCCAGTATGGTACCAATGCATTGGCAGGCGAACCAACGCGTTATTCGGGCCGGAGGGCTTGATGGATTTTGTCTGTATTTTCTGGCTGACTTTGGAGAGGGTATTCAGCTCGATACTCGTCCTGGGCGTACCCATTGGCCAAATCGGCTTTTCAGAATGCCACGGGTGGAGTATGCCGTAGGGGATGTTATTCGGTATTCAGTAGATGTCGGAGATATCAGGAGATCATATACTTGGAAGTTCACCGTTGAGTAG
- a CDS encoding formyl transferase — MNSPKGVELIGSLQPDVLMSCGAPMLSAELIGIPKLAAINIHYGIPPHYRGNNTLFWPMLKRDFNNLGACIHHLTKGVDTGNLLAVIRPALQPKDGLLSVEFKITHLLPGVLLEFLSLIEQSHAIPGIPQTGAGRNYKKKERTIRKRIEYHLKRTFGLLHIPSRPAEVITYFGNMRPSQGKIGHEGPGFEQKKTVI, encoded by the coding sequence ATGAATTCTCCCAAAGGAGTTGAACTGATCGGCAGCCTTCAGCCGGATGTCCTGATGTCCTGCGGTGCACCAATGCTCAGCGCCGAGCTGATCGGGATCCCTAAGCTAGCGGCTATCAATATACATTACGGAATCCCTCCTCATTACCGCGGCAACAATACGCTGTTCTGGCCGATGCTAAAGCGAGATTTCAATAACTTAGGCGCCTGTATACACCATCTGACGAAGGGGGTCGATACTGGGAACCTGCTCGCCGTGATTCGCCCCGCTCTCCAGCCGAAAGACGGGCTACTCTCTGTTGAATTCAAGATAACGCATCTTCTGCCTGGAGTCCTTCTGGAGTTCTTGTCACTCATCGAGCAGTCTCACGCTATTCCGGGGATACCGCAAACGGGTGCTGGGAGAAATTACAAAAAGAAAGAGCGCACCATCCGGAAGCGGATCGAGTATCACCTGAAAAGGACTTTTGGTCTATTGCACATTCCCAGTCGCCCTGCAGAGGTAATTACATACTTTGGAAACATGCGGCCGTCGCAGGGGAAAATCGGCCACGAGGGCCCTGGATTCGAGCAGAAGAAAACTGTTATTTAA
- a CDS encoding GNAT family N-acetyltransferase, translating to MEIDLHGTIGADREHGELIWAGLDNLDWIVRFKPSALLTRIKRSVLQDERRVMGDRVLLFKHDGTLSAYVWFRTGHFKDEVDGIIYTLPSGTVWLFDGRVDTAHRRKGLYKRLLKAAARDLSEAGYSRIVLAVDYLNRNSVRGHLSVGASVIGRVFVIRVLGRGACMAKTNTSSKFNLDFSGPNNHVELLI from the coding sequence ATGGAAATTGACCTTCATGGGACCATAGGTGCTGATAGAGAGCATGGGGAACTGATCTGGGCAGGATTGGATAATCTCGACTGGATCGTTCGATTTAAACCTTCGGCCCTCCTCACTCGAATAAAGCGTTCGGTGCTGCAAGATGAGCGACGAGTAATGGGCGATCGTGTCCTGCTGTTCAAACACGATGGGACATTGAGCGCGTATGTTTGGTTTCGCACAGGCCACTTTAAGGATGAGGTTGATGGCATTATCTATACTCTGCCTTCGGGAACTGTTTGGCTATTTGACGGAAGAGTTGATACAGCACACCGCAGAAAGGGCCTGTATAAGAGATTGCTCAAGGCTGCGGCGCGTGACCTTTCTGAAGCCGGATATTCGCGTATCGTGCTCGCAGTAGATTATTTAAACCGAAATTCCGTGCGGGGCCATTTATCGGTAGGCGCATCAGTGATCGGGCGTGTGTTCGTGATCAGGGTGCTCGGTCGTGGAGCCTGCATGGCAAAAACCAATACATCGTCTAAATTTAATTTAGACTTTAGCGGGCCAAACAACCATGTTGAGTTATTAATCTGA
- a CDS encoding GNAT family N-acetyltransferase: MELKIKRIRTYEELDSIKPIWEEFQNAKNGPSVFQSWTWNRTWCDEVLRFQKHAALDVRVAEESNGKIVAILPTYIDKRTIPGISTLQFLAHRMSIYNDLLLCEPENQELALAVAESLMDSLGPATIVHLRHLGEESTFTKALLLKNWAQIQCPRLLLRNDPSITDQSKRLGQARRKAFRSAHNRLVKEYSIEYRVVKWQDFSPAMSELIELHLRRFDAKGQSSLLQGQTLPFLQRAMQDSTNRNLFEIVQLRANDTTVAAVLMVKDRKSYVYFQGGFEPDFSRFSPMRLLLTETIRRGFDDLGFEVYDLGDGYGTYKCDWSPTASMNYFCCRGNNPLYANVFAAVTRYAFQRKTLGRLSREVLELTGIQLH; encoded by the coding sequence ATGGAATTGAAGATCAAGAGAATCCGGACCTACGAAGAATTGGACAGCATAAAGCCAATTTGGGAAGAATTCCAGAACGCTAAAAATGGACCATCGGTATTTCAATCGTGGACCTGGAATCGTACCTGGTGTGATGAGGTTCTCCGATTCCAAAAACATGCCGCTTTAGATGTCCGGGTTGCAGAAGAATCAAATGGCAAGATAGTAGCTATTCTACCAACGTATATCGACAAACGGACGATCCCGGGAATTTCTACACTGCAATTCCTTGCCCACCGCATGTCGATCTACAATGATTTACTACTCTGTGAGCCTGAAAATCAGGAACTTGCCCTGGCAGTTGCTGAATCTCTCATGGATTCCCTCGGTCCAGCTACCATAGTCCATCTCCGTCACCTGGGAGAGGAGTCAACCTTCACAAAGGCACTTCTCCTGAAGAATTGGGCGCAGATTCAGTGCCCACGACTATTGCTGAGAAATGATCCCTCTATCACCGATCAAAGCAAGCGCCTAGGACAGGCAAGACGAAAAGCTTTTCGTTCAGCGCATAATCGACTAGTAAAAGAGTATTCGATCGAGTACCGGGTAGTGAAGTGGCAGGACTTCAGCCCTGCCATGAGTGAACTCATTGAGCTTCATTTACGACGATTTGACGCGAAGGGCCAGTCCAGTTTGTTGCAGGGGCAAACTCTTCCATTTCTTCAACGAGCCATGCAAGATAGCACAAACCGGAATCTTTTTGAGATTGTCCAGCTTCGAGCCAATGACACCACAGTGGCCGCTGTCTTAATGGTAAAGGATCGAAAGAGTTATGTGTACTTTCAAGGCGGTTTTGAACCGGATTTTTCCCGTTTTTCACCAATGCGCCTTCTCCTAACAGAGACGATTCGTAGAGGTTTTGACGATCTCGGGTTTGAAGTGTATGACTTAGGTGATGGGTACGGGACATACAAATGCGATTGGTCGCCGACAGCCTCCATGAATTATTTCTGTTGTCGAGGCAATAATCCTCTCTACGCAAACGTTTTTGCGGCAGTAACAAGATACGCGTTTCAAAGGAAAACCCTGGGCCGGCTTTCCCGAGAAGTACTGGAGTTAACCGGAATTCAACTCCACTAG
- a CDS encoding GNAT family N-acetyltransferase, whose translation MNIQVVRSSQDLDCLRPVWNELGKTNTTSPPWTTYEWFSSWYYASSEAISPYIILFLENGKPIGLAPLVRTVVRAYGMSFVQLGFISDTNPNEMIIGQSDQPRCVAALFSHLYEAEHEWDVLKLRGLRKQSTTSQVLEVFLQKSGRRWIWDNSIQSPYLPIQTDWENYYRNLSKNLRNSVRRGIKEIQRCGILKTLDYSTPDSVDAGIEIIYKISERSWQAQEGTDISSGKDGRFYATFAKAAAHRGWLNLKILFLDDHPIAFEYNICLGGTVYELKSGYDLTYRQFSPGKILMRYNVEYFISQKFSEIDFMGAADEYKLQWTKLVCPYSNLWMYAQKKKSTIHYFIRAKIISKIRHYKVLKKLQRKLGRLGSSSDKQL comes from the coding sequence GTGAACATACAGGTAGTGAGATCGAGTCAGGATTTGGATTGCTTGCGCCCGGTCTGGAACGAATTGGGGAAAACCAACACTACTAGTCCCCCGTGGACCACATATGAATGGTTTAGCTCGTGGTACTACGCGTCTTCCGAAGCGATTAGTCCTTATATCATCCTATTTCTGGAAAATGGCAAGCCTATCGGTTTGGCGCCGCTTGTACGGACTGTCGTCAGGGCCTATGGAATGTCATTTGTCCAGCTAGGCTTTATATCTGACACTAATCCCAATGAAATGATTATTGGTCAATCTGATCAACCCCGGTGTGTTGCGGCACTCTTCTCGCATCTTTATGAGGCGGAACACGAATGGGATGTATTGAAATTGCGGGGCTTGAGAAAGCAGTCTACGACAAGTCAGGTATTAGAGGTCTTCCTGCAGAAAAGTGGACGTAGGTGGATATGGGATAACAGTATCCAATCACCTTATTTGCCTATTCAAACAGACTGGGAGAACTATTACAGAAACCTTTCAAAAAATCTTCGAAATTCTGTTCGCAGGGGTATCAAAGAGATTCAGAGGTGTGGAATTCTCAAGACATTAGATTATTCAACCCCTGATAGCGTAGATGCAGGAATCGAAATCATCTATAAAATATCCGAGCGGAGCTGGCAAGCTCAAGAGGGCACTGATATTTCTTCAGGCAAGGATGGGCGATTTTATGCAACCTTTGCGAAAGCGGCTGCTCACCGTGGGTGGCTGAATCTTAAGATTCTATTTCTCGATGACCATCCCATAGCCTTTGAATACAATATTTGTTTGGGTGGTACTGTGTACGAACTAAAGTCTGGGTACGACCTGACCTATCGCCAGTTTTCCCCAGGAAAAATATTAATGAGGTACAACGTCGAGTATTTCATTTCCCAAAAATTCAGTGAAATTGATTTTATGGGAGCGGCAGATGAATATAAGCTGCAATGGACAAAACTGGTTTGTCCGTATTCCAACCTCTGGATGTATGCACAAAAGAAGAAGTCCACAATTCATTACTTCATAAGAGCGAAGATTATTTCAAAAATCAGACATTATAAAGTGCTTAAAAAGCTACAGCGTAAACTTGGACGCCTGGGGAGCAGTTCCGACAAACAACTATAG
- a CDS encoding flippase, with amino-acid sequence MNENAKNDAGAGLRIFRNFGYLTIGKLLADGGTFLFFLVLARTYGQEGIGQYSFAMALTGVLSVLADFGIQTLSIKNLSRYRDQVTTYYGRLLAVRLLLSVIVLSVLLVMAALLPFSDEMKLLIIVIGGYQVFLTLVEGFGAVFVAWEDMHITSLFEVSLRITTALAGMVIVYWGGSLLLAVSSLPVMTILHVALGYHLILRRCGALRISVRAAGVWQVLGEAFPYALYSLLDLFSSRVALIFIGFMLSAVATGVFNVAYRFVVVLLFMPIFAGLAILPIASRLYLSSLEQLQELYRTTLNVAIVLSLPMAGGIWLIAPRLIEFLYGLEFVESIVILRWLAWLVPVVFLRCIMRVFLIASDRQEAVTRSQFLVACVGGILHYWLIGEFGLQGAAAATLLAELLLIGLLGYQLKALFVWQNVGIRIVISSTAVATFLLPLVAWNSLPLSVTILCAVLIYSGVLFLFSDIRQEEFRLLLNYLSHHRQMQSGPSNNQATKTGQI; translated from the coding sequence ATGAATGAAAATGCCAAGAACGATGCTGGGGCAGGATTACGGATATTCCGGAATTTTGGCTATTTAACCATCGGTAAGCTCCTCGCTGATGGGGGCACATTTCTGTTCTTCCTTGTTCTCGCTCGTACCTATGGCCAGGAGGGCATCGGGCAGTATTCGTTTGCAATGGCCTTGACGGGTGTCCTTTCCGTTTTGGCCGATTTCGGGATCCAAACCTTGTCCATAAAGAATCTGAGCCGCTACAGGGATCAGGTAACGACCTACTATGGCCGCCTGTTGGCAGTTCGTCTCTTGCTATCGGTTATCGTTTTATCTGTGTTGCTGGTGATGGCCGCCCTGCTTCCCTTCTCCGATGAGATGAAGCTTCTCATTATTGTGATCGGAGGCTATCAAGTCTTTCTCACTCTGGTTGAGGGATTTGGAGCAGTCTTTGTCGCCTGGGAGGATATGCACATCACGAGTCTTTTTGAGGTCTCCCTTCGGATCACAACAGCTTTGGCAGGGATGGTGATAGTTTATTGGGGTGGGAGCTTGCTACTGGCAGTATCATCCCTGCCAGTCATGACCATTCTTCATGTGGCACTTGGGTACCACTTAATCCTTAGGCGTTGTGGTGCGCTTCGTATTTCCGTCAGGGCTGCCGGTGTCTGGCAAGTCTTGGGCGAAGCATTCCCTTATGCCCTGTATTCCCTGTTGGATCTATTCTCATCCAGGGTTGCCTTAATATTTATCGGGTTCATGCTTAGTGCCGTTGCCACGGGGGTCTTTAATGTCGCCTATCGGTTTGTTGTGGTCCTGTTGTTCATGCCGATATTCGCCGGCCTCGCAATCTTACCGATTGCATCCCGTCTATACCTCAGTTCTCTGGAGCAGTTGCAGGAGCTTTATAGAACCACGCTAAACGTGGCCATTGTTCTTAGTCTCCCAATGGCGGGGGGTATTTGGCTGATCGCACCAAGATTGATCGAGTTTCTTTATGGATTAGAGTTTGTTGAGTCAATTGTCATACTCCGTTGGCTCGCCTGGCTTGTCCCGGTGGTATTTCTCAGATGTATCATGCGGGTTTTTCTCATAGCCAGTGATCGCCAGGAGGCAGTCACCAGAAGCCAATTTCTTGTTGCGTGCGTTGGGGGCATTCTTCACTACTGGCTTATTGGTGAATTTGGTTTACAAGGGGCAGCGGCAGCCACGCTCCTGGCTGAACTCCTGCTCATTGGGCTTCTTGGCTATCAGCTTAAGGCGTTATTTGTGTGGCAGAACGTCGGAATACGAATTGTTATTAGTAGCACTGCGGTCGCAACTTTCCTGCTGCCCTTGGTGGCTTGGAACAGTTTGCCACTGTCGGTCACGATACTTTGTGCCGTCCTCATTTATAGTGGAGTGCTGTTTCTTTTCAGCGATATCCGACAGGAGGAGTTTCGACTGCTTCTCAACTACCTATCGCACCATCGTCAAATGCAGAGTGGCCCTTCCAACAACCAAGCCACAAAAACGGGGCAGATCTAA
- a CDS encoding polysaccharide deacetylase family protein produces the protein MLRVSPGKKRQEPHWTRWSGPSLLRNDNLIILKFKRSFEKNRNELFGLGFGQYPAFVRTDVQPEQIPVFQFHDVSRDTLEPALEFIARNHYVTLTGDEYYQRVIGEFPRQDREVLLTFDDGQASLYSIAFPLLRKFNQRAVAYIVPGRVPDERGILPHHNTDLALCTWRQIREMYESGVIDVQSHSLYHHSIAISSTIVDFTRPGISTSFLESDLAPIHPGNKNRFCPDLIKTWGLPIYQWSARMGAHPAYIEHTQISEACIRHVADHGGEAFFRSRGWRRQLKTVVRDAQEKFLPARFETAGEQRHAILTDLCESKAAIEARLPGSRAQHFCFPWYRGSALAVELSHTAGYLTNAWGSLLPQFVNKDTSQPLPIPRLQPKYIFRLPGLGRRPLWRLCGGAV, from the coding sequence ATGCTGCGCGTTTCTCCTGGGAAAAAACGGCAAGAGCCACATTGGACGCGTTGGAGTGGGCCGTCGCTCCTGCGTAATGATAATTTGATCATTCTGAAATTCAAGAGAAGCTTTGAGAAGAACCGTAACGAACTGTTTGGATTGGGATTCGGACAGTACCCGGCATTTGTACGCACGGATGTACAACCGGAACAAATACCGGTATTTCAATTCCATGATGTCTCAAGGGACACGCTCGAACCGGCCTTGGAGTTCATTGCCAGAAATCACTATGTAACCTTAACGGGAGATGAATATTACCAACGGGTAATCGGTGAATTTCCAAGACAGGACCGTGAGGTGCTACTGACGTTCGATGATGGTCAAGCTAGCCTCTACTCAATCGCCTTTCCCCTGCTCCGTAAATTCAATCAAAGAGCCGTCGCCTACATCGTTCCTGGGCGTGTTCCAGATGAACGAGGGATCCTGCCACACCACAATACCGACTTGGCTCTTTGTACCTGGCGACAAATACGCGAAATGTATGAAAGTGGTGTGATCGACGTCCAGTCCCACTCTCTATACCACCATAGTATCGCCATCTCCTCGACAATTGTGGATTTTACGAGGCCCGGCATTTCGACTTCTTTTCTGGAATCTGATCTTGCGCCGATTCATCCAGGAAACAAGAATAGGTTTTGCCCGGACCTTATTAAGACCTGGGGCTTGCCAATCTACCAATGGAGCGCTCGTATGGGTGCCCATCCAGCGTATATTGAACACACGCAGATTTCAGAAGCGTGCATCAGGCACGTTGCCGACCATGGTGGAGAGGCTTTCTTTCGCAGTCGGGGTTGGCGACGTCAACTCAAGACCGTGGTGCGGGACGCCCAAGAGAAATTTCTTCCTGCACGATTCGAAACAGCCGGGGAGCAGCGACACGCGATTCTCACCGACCTATGTGAATCGAAGGCCGCAATCGAAGCAAGGCTTCCAGGCAGCCGTGCGCAGCATTTCTGTTTTCCCTGGTACAGGGGATCTGCATTGGCTGTCGAGCTTTCCCACACAGCCGGGTACCTCACTAACGCTTGGGGCAGCCTCCTGCCGCAATTCGTGAATAAGGACACGAGCCAACCGCTCCCAATTCCTCGGCTTCAACCGAAGTATATCTTTAGGCTTCCAGGTCTTGGACGCAGGCCATTATGGAGGCTATGCGGTGGAGCAGTGTAG
- a CDS encoding glycosyltransferase family 4 protein, producing MRIGICARTWGENGGIGVYTRSVIPSMLDLDARNEYHILYSNKAHLGSLKGTDRVREVYLPAKGKWMWDQWAVPRYAHREKLDVIFHTKFAIPFLARCKTAMVLHGTERFVHPEFHQSADLWFFKTVYPQYLKRASLIIAVSRRAKEDIISYMGIDPGKVKVAYLATDPIFRFIGDPEQLELVSAKYNLPRRFILFAGHIYPGKNFGRLLEAFSTVRKDMDIHLVVAGGMRWKYQNDLNAIETLGLKKSVHFAGYVPQNELVAFYNLAAATVFPSHYESFGLPNIESNACGCPLITSRTGGMPEAAGDAAMYVDPLDVADIANAIVRVLTDEDLRQSLIAKGYENAARFSWEKTARATLDALEWAVAPA from the coding sequence GTGAGAATAGGTATATGTGCCAGAACCTGGGGGGAAAACGGCGGAATCGGTGTGTATACCCGAAGCGTCATTCCTTCGATGTTGGATCTAGATGCACGAAACGAGTATCACATTCTTTATTCAAACAAGGCTCATCTTGGATCGCTAAAGGGCACGGATCGCGTTCGTGAAGTGTACCTGCCTGCCAAAGGCAAGTGGATGTGGGATCAATGGGCGGTGCCGAGATATGCCCACCGGGAAAAATTGGACGTGATCTTTCACACGAAATTCGCCATCCCGTTCCTGGCAAGATGTAAAACGGCCATGGTGCTTCATGGGACCGAGCGGTTTGTTCATCCGGAATTTCATCAGTCTGCGGATCTCTGGTTCTTTAAAACAGTTTACCCGCAGTACCTCAAGCGGGCCTCACTTATCATTGCGGTATCGAGGCGAGCAAAAGAGGATATCATTTCTTACATGGGTATTGATCCGGGCAAAGTAAAGGTGGCCTATCTCGCCACTGATCCCATTTTCCGATTTATCGGTGATCCAGAACAGTTGGAGCTTGTCAGCGCAAAATATAATCTTCCGCGGCGTTTTATTCTGTTCGCCGGGCATATTTACCCGGGTAAGAATTTTGGCCGGTTATTGGAAGCGTTTTCCACAGTGAGAAAGGATATGGACATTCACCTCGTCGTAGCAGGAGGGATGCGCTGGAAATACCAGAATGACCTGAATGCGATTGAGACTCTGGGATTAAAGAAAAGTGTGCATTTTGCCGGCTATGTCCCACAGAATGAGTTAGTGGCGTTTTACAATCTCGCTGCCGCAACAGTGTTTCCTTCACACTATGAAAGTTTTGGACTCCCAAATATCGAGTCAAATGCTTGCGGTTGCCCTTTAATTACCAGTCGTACAGGAGGAATGCCCGAAGCAGCAGGCGATGCCGCCATGTATGTCGATCCACTGGACGTGGCTGATATTGCGAATGCCATTGTCCGAGTGTTGACCGATGAGGACCTCCGACAATCCCTTATTGCCAAGGGGTATGAAAATGCTGCGCGTTTCTCCTGGGAAAAAACGGCAAGAGCCACATTGGACGCGTTGGAGTGGGCCGTCGCTCCTGCGTAA
- a CDS encoding acyl carrier protein, producing MSNTHARVIEFLSIVLQVDIPTDIDDLQRREFSEWDSINHLRLIMELEEILGVTLEDEQAADLSSSRQIEALFIRHGVTLPDEASA from the coding sequence ATGTCAAACACACATGCGAGGGTGATCGAGTTTCTGTCAATCGTCTTACAGGTGGATATCCCCACGGATATTGACGATCTGCAACGCCGGGAATTCTCCGAATGGGATTCCATTAATCATCTGCGCCTGATCATGGAGCTTGAAGAAATATTAGGTGTGACACTTGAAGATGAACAAGCCGCAGACCTGTCCTCATCCAGGCAAATTGAGGCGCTGTTCATCAGGCACGGAGTGACGTTACCTGACGAGGCGTCCGCGTGA
- a CDS encoding class I adenylate-forming enzyme family protein, which translates to MNTLPMVWSEAERLWPEKIALVTEREQLTYAELARRIRRLSCQLIRQWEVRPGEVVGILAPNGVEFVLTYFAVTAIGGIVHPIDERFKPEEIRFLLEDSGARFAIVHQALWEKFANVWNILPALERVIAVGDVGAHVESFHTWVQGPAVPDITGAVELSPASDDIAELMYTSGTIGNPKGAMRSHANARAASGNARRAFGYRHEDVIAIVMPLSHSSALVSQMLPMVEVGGKIVLVERFDAADLVGRIRGQAVTCFRAVPATFKMLMVYPEFNADHLPSLRLLMNSSAAIDPKTHWEIKARFPEVDLVNSYGLTEASTCTILTDAMARKHPDSIGVPIPGVEMSVVDDAGCVVDDGIEGEFFVRGPHVCHGYHNLPNETKALFAPGGWMRTGDMGHKDSEGLFYFHGRKADVINCGGRKYAPVEVENCIRELTEVAEVAVLGVPHRVLGQVAKAFVVFRDRAAADLRAVTRHCTRNLPSHKVPFYVESVDALPKNSLGKMLHRELKAESHAAFHKK; encoded by the coding sequence ATGAACACACTTCCCATGGTTTGGTCTGAGGCGGAGCGTCTGTGGCCTGAAAAAATCGCGCTCGTCACGGAGAGAGAGCAATTGACGTATGCTGAACTCGCCAGGCGTATACGTCGCCTATCTTGCCAGTTGATCCGGCAATGGGAAGTCCGACCGGGGGAGGTCGTGGGAATATTGGCGCCAAATGGCGTTGAGTTCGTGCTTACCTATTTTGCGGTGACAGCGATTGGCGGAATCGTTCATCCTATCGATGAACGGTTTAAACCTGAGGAAATCCGCTTTCTCCTTGAGGATTCCGGTGCACGGTTTGCTATCGTCCACCAGGCGCTTTGGGAAAAATTTGCGAATGTATGGAATATTCTCCCCGCGTTAGAACGTGTCATAGCTGTTGGTGATGTTGGGGCTCATGTCGAAAGTTTTCATACGTGGGTGCAAGGGCCGGCCGTTCCTGACATTACGGGGGCAGTAGAATTGTCTCCCGCCTCTGATGATATCGCGGAACTCATGTATACCTCAGGAACGATAGGCAATCCGAAAGGTGCTATGCGCTCGCATGCCAATGCCAGAGCTGCGTCCGGAAATGCACGACGAGCGTTCGGCTATCGGCACGAGGATGTTATTGCGATTGTTATGCCACTCAGTCATTCAAGCGCCCTAGTCAGCCAGATGCTACCCATGGTTGAGGTGGGCGGCAAGATTGTGCTGGTGGAGCGATTCGATGCTGCGGACCTCGTGGGGAGAATTCGTGGGCAGGCTGTGACCTGCTTTCGTGCGGTTCCTGCCACGTTTAAAATGCTGATGGTCTATCCAGAGTTTAATGCCGATCACCTGCCATCTTTGCGGTTGTTGATGAATTCCAGCGCGGCGATCGACCCCAAAACTCATTGGGAAATCAAAGCGCGTTTCCCGGAGGTGGATTTGGTCAATTCCTATGGCCTGACGGAGGCCTCCACCTGCACGATCCTTACTGACGCCATGGCTCGAAAGCATCCAGATTCCATTGGCGTTCCGATACCCGGTGTTGAAATGTCCGTTGTGGACGATGCCGGATGCGTGGTCGATGACGGGATTGAGGGCGAGTTTTTTGTGCGGGGTCCGCACGTGTGTCATGGCTACCATAACCTCCCTAATGAAACAAAAGCGTTATTTGCTCCAGGAGGCTGGATGAGAACCGGAGACATGGGCCACAAAGATTCCGAAGGCCTTTTTTACTTTCACGGTCGTAAAGCCGACGTCATAAACTGTGGCGGGAGAAAGTATGCCCCGGTGGAAGTGGAAAACTGCATACGGGAACTCACAGAAGTTGCCGAGGTCGCTGTCCTTGGTGTGCCGCATCGTGTCCTCGGCCAGGTCGCCAAGGCCTTTGTGGTCTTTCGGGATCGGGCGGCTGCAGATCTTAGGGCCGTGACCCGGCATTGTACCCGAAATCTTCCGAGCCACAAGGTCCCATTTTATGTCGAGTCCGTCGACGCGTTGCCGAAAAACAGTCTCGGCAAGATGCTGCACCGCGAGCTCAAGGCGGAATCACATGCTGCATTTCATAAAAAATAA